A DNA window from Anas platyrhynchos isolate ZD024472 breed Pekin duck chromosome 33, IASCAAS_PekinDuck_T2T, whole genome shotgun sequence contains the following coding sequences:
- the SELENOW gene encoding selenoprotein W — MPLRVSVLYCGAUGYRPKYEWLRKELEGRFPGMLDVSGQGTPEVTGWFEVTVGGRLVHSKKNGDGFVDSDAKLQKIVAAIKASLP, encoded by the exons ATGCCGCTGCGCGTCTCCGTGCTCTACTG CGGGGCCTGAGGCTACAGACCCAAG TACGAGTGGCtgaggaaggagctggaggggCGCTTCCCCGGCATGCTGGACGTG aGCGGCCAGGGGACGCCAGAGGTGACGGGATGGTTCGAGGTGACGGTGGGCGGCCGCCTGGTGCACTCCAAGAAG AACGGCGACGGCTTTGTCGATAGCGATGCCAAGCTGCAGAAGATCGTGGCCGCCATCAAGGCCTCCCTGCCATAA
- the LOC140000270 gene encoding gap junction delta-2 protein-like encodes MGEWTILERLLEAAVQQHSTMIGRILLTVVVIFRILIVAIVGETVYEDEQTMFTCNTLQPGCNQACYDQAFPISHIRYWVFQIILVCTPSLCFITYSVHQAAKQRERRCSLLHPLLDRDPRGAARRPKPPETPKEDPPRGSKARRQEGISRFYVIQVVFRNALEIGFLAGQYFLYGFRVPPSFECGRYPCVKEVECYVSRPTEKTLFLAFMFAVSGVCVLLNLAELNHLGWRKVRAAVRGARARRKSLGEPRKKELVTAAADAPPAPPVPALGRTQSSESAYV; translated from the exons ATGGGCGAATGGACCATCCTGGAGCGGCTGCTGGAGGCGGCGGTGCAGCAGCACTCCACCATGATCGGCAG GATCCTGCTGACGGTGGTGGTGATTTTCCGCATCCTGATCGTGGCCATCGTGGGCGAGACGGTGTACGAGGACGAGCAGACCATGTTCACGTGCAACACGCTGCAGCCCGGCTGCAACCAGGCGTGCTACGACCAGGCCTTCCCCATCTCCCACATCCGCTACTGGGTCTTCCAAATCATCCTGgtctgcacccccagcctctgcTTCATCACCTACTCCGTGCACCAAGCCGCCAAGCAGCGCGAGCGCCgctgctccctcctgcaccCGCTGCTGGACCGCGACCCCCGGGGGGCCGCGCGCCGCCCCAAGCCCCCCGAAACCCCCAAGGAGGACCCCCCGCGGGGCTCCAAGGCGCGGCGGCAGGAGGGGATCTCGCGCTTCTACGTCATCCAGGTGGTGTTCCGCAACGCGCTGGAGATCGGATTTTTGGCCGGGCAGTATTTTCTCTACGGGTTCCGCGTGCCCCCCAGCTTCGAGTGCGGCCGCTACCCCTGCGTCAAGGAGGTGGAGTGCTACGTGTCGCGGCCCACCGAGAAGACCCTCTTCCTCGCCTTCATGTTCGCCGTCAGCGGGGTCTGCGTCCTGCTCAACCTGGCCGAGCTCAACCATTTGGGGTGGCGCAAGGTGCGGGCGGCCGTCAGGGGGGCCCGGGCGCGGCGCAAATCCCTGGGGGAGCCCCGAAAAAAGGAATTGGTGACGGCTGCAGCGGAtgcgcccccggcccctccggTGCCAGCACTGGGACGGACGCAGTCCAGCGAGTCGGCCTACGTCTGa